A single genomic interval of Streptomyces sp. NBC_00663 harbors:
- a CDS encoding lytic polysaccharide monooxygenase auxiliary activity family 9 protein, protein MRKKTKWYAAVLGLSTAGALVLSSGGASGHGYTDLPVSRQKLCQNGTVPNCGDIQWEPQSVEGPKGFPGSGPADGTICNGGVSRFSQLSSPTTPSGGAWPTTRVTGGQSYTFRWQFTAMHATTDFKYYVTKAGWNQNHNLTRSDLNLTPFLTVPYNGQRPPSTLSHSGTLPSGLSGHHVILAVWTVADTGNAFYACSDVTF, encoded by the coding sequence ATGCGCAAAAAGACCAAGTGGTACGCCGCCGTGCTCGGCCTGAGCACGGCGGGAGCCCTCGTGCTCTCCTCCGGCGGGGCCAGCGGCCACGGCTACACCGACCTTCCCGTCAGCCGGCAGAAGCTCTGCCAGAACGGCACCGTGCCGAACTGCGGCGACATCCAGTGGGAGCCGCAGAGCGTCGAGGGTCCCAAGGGCTTCCCCGGCTCCGGACCGGCCGACGGCACGATATGCAACGGCGGCGTCAGCCGCTTCAGCCAGCTCAGCTCGCCCACCACCCCGTCGGGCGGCGCCTGGCCGACGACCAGGGTGACGGGCGGTCAGAGCTACACGTTCCGCTGGCAGTTCACGGCCATGCACGCCACCACCGACTTCAAGTACTACGTCACCAAGGCGGGCTGGAACCAGAACCACAACCTGACCCGCTCCGACCTCAACCTCACCCCGTTCCTGACCGTCCCCTACAACGGCCAGCGCCCGCCGTCCACCCTCTCCCACAGCGGCACCCTGCCGTCCGGGCTGAGCGGCCACCACGTGATCCTCGCGGTGTGGACGGTCGCCGACACGGGCAACGCGTTCTACGCCTGCTCGGACGTCACGTTCTGA
- a CDS encoding DUF3592 domain-containing protein — translation MDSFFNIVMPLLIAFLIWGGYALVRRTRERRAAWESGLTATARVVRAWATTQMVNNVARRVQWHEYDYTTGDGVAVRFKESGGPRDREAGEEVLVHYAPADPEKATASEPQPGKDMAGTVFGLFFIGASVIVLLYVWATLPAV, via the coding sequence GTGGACTCCTTCTTCAACATAGTGATGCCCTTGCTGATCGCCTTCCTGATCTGGGGCGGGTACGCGCTCGTACGCCGGACCAGGGAGCGGCGGGCCGCCTGGGAGAGCGGGCTGACCGCCACGGCGAGGGTGGTGCGCGCCTGGGCCACGACCCAGATGGTCAACAACGTGGCCCGGCGCGTGCAGTGGCACGAGTACGACTACACCACGGGCGACGGCGTCGCGGTCCGCTTCAAGGAGAGCGGCGGCCCCCGGGACCGGGAGGCCGGCGAGGAGGTCCTCGTCCACTACGCCCCCGCCGACCCCGAGAAGGCCACGGCGTCCGAACCCCAGCCCGGCAAGGACATGGCCGGCACCGTCTTCGGGCTGTTCTTCATCGGGGCGTCCGTCATCGTGCTCCTGTACGTATGGGCGACCCTCCCCGCAGTCTGA
- a CDS encoding DUF3592 domain-containing protein, with product MDVFFYLVPGLILALVLFAAYRVLRRAVQIRRAWNSGLTAEARCLRMYTTTHGGSGDTSVHSTLHHVFEFTSRDGRTVRFEEEDGPGTILEGDFVTVYYAEGATVVATAKAPRRTVLAASTIGVLAFLGVVAGFCVAFMITFTQMSDGFGLGDDVDDTTNVVVVDGVTMTP from the coding sequence ATGGACGTCTTCTTCTACCTCGTACCCGGCCTCATCCTGGCCCTGGTCCTGTTCGCCGCCTACCGCGTGCTGCGCCGCGCGGTGCAGATCCGGCGGGCCTGGAACAGCGGGCTGACGGCCGAGGCCCGCTGTCTGCGGATGTACACGACGACCCACGGCGGCAGCGGCGACACCTCGGTGCACAGCACGCTGCACCACGTCTTCGAGTTCACGTCCCGCGACGGCCGTACCGTCCGCTTCGAGGAGGAGGACGGTCCGGGGACGATCCTGGAGGGCGACTTCGTCACCGTGTACTACGCCGAGGGCGCCACCGTCGTCGCCACGGCCAAGGCCCCGCGCCGGACCGTGCTCGCGGCGTCCACGATCGGTGTCCTGGCCTTCCTCGGGGTGGTCGCGGGCTTCTGCGTCGCCTTCATGATCACGTTCACTCAGATGTCGGACGGGTTCGGCCTCGGCGACGACGTGGACGACACGACCAACGTCGTGGTCGTGGACGGCGTCACGATGACCCCGTGA
- a CDS encoding AMP-binding protein: MESKVRTVAELVAEGWGDHRPGLWCEERTLTHHDLASGAAARAALLADLLPPGGGNIGVLLDNTPEYPLWLSAAALARTAVAGVNPTRRGPELARDILHTECRLLITERAYEPLLKDLELPGVSWLSTDSEEYEALLAPYADARPDPSRATPSDRLLLYFTSGSTGAPKAAICSQGRLAAAGRSLADQFGVRADDVHYVCMPMFHGNAVIADWAPALAAGAGVALRRRFSASGFLGDVRRYGATYFTYVGRAIQYVLATEEREDDRDNPLRTGFGTEAGAVDAAAFERRFGVRLVEGYGSSEGGAAVQWSPGTPAGAVGRAGPGLVVLDPETRSECPAAVFDTAGRLLNGDEAIGELVNRAPNPFEGYWRNPEAERERRRDGWYWTGDLFCRDTDGFLYFAGRADDRIRVDRENLAAAMIENILARYEGAGAVAVYAVPDPVTGDQVMAALAGSFDPLSFAEFLLAQPDLGTKMAPRFVRVMERMPVTATNKIHRALLRREGLHCPDPLWWRPPGETTYRPMTRTDRENIEGPLAPTRGPSEVRREGLEPRTR; encoded by the coding sequence ATGGAGTCCAAGGTGCGCACGGTCGCCGAGCTCGTCGCCGAAGGATGGGGGGACCACCGGCCCGGGCTGTGGTGCGAGGAGCGGACCCTCACGCACCACGACCTGGCGTCCGGCGCCGCGGCGCGCGCCGCACTGCTGGCCGACCTGCTCCCGCCCGGCGGCGGCAACATCGGCGTCCTCCTCGACAACACCCCTGAATACCCCCTGTGGTTGAGCGCTGCGGCCCTGGCCCGTACCGCCGTCGCGGGCGTCAACCCCACCCGCCGCGGCCCCGAACTGGCCCGGGACATCCTGCACACCGAGTGCCGCCTCCTGATCACCGAGCGGGCCTACGAACCGCTCCTCAAGGACCTCGAACTCCCCGGCGTGAGCTGGCTGTCGACCGACTCCGAGGAGTACGAGGCCCTGCTGGCCCCGTACGCGGACGCCCGCCCCGACCCCTCCCGGGCCACTCCGAGCGACCGCCTCCTCCTCTACTTCACCTCCGGTTCGACCGGCGCCCCGAAGGCGGCGATCTGCTCCCAGGGCCGGCTGGCCGCCGCGGGGCGTTCGCTCGCCGACCAGTTCGGGGTCCGCGCCGACGACGTGCACTACGTCTGCATGCCGATGTTCCACGGGAACGCGGTGATCGCCGACTGGGCGCCCGCGCTCGCGGCCGGGGCGGGGGTCGCGCTGCGGCGGCGGTTCTCGGCGTCCGGGTTCCTGGGGGACGTACGCCGGTACGGGGCGACGTACTTCACCTACGTGGGCCGGGCCATCCAGTACGTCCTGGCGACCGAGGAGCGCGAGGACGACCGGGACAACCCGCTCCGCACGGGCTTCGGTACGGAGGCGGGGGCGGTGGACGCGGCGGCCTTCGAGCGGCGGTTCGGGGTGCGGCTGGTGGAGGGGTACGGATCCTCGGAGGGCGGGGCGGCGGTGCAGTGGTCGCCGGGGACACCGGCCGGGGCGGTGGGGCGGGCGGGGCCCGGTCTGGTCGTACTCGATCCGGAGACGCGGTCCGAGTGCCCGGCGGCCGTGTTCGACACGGCGGGGCGGCTGCTCAACGGGGACGAGGCGATAGGGGAGCTGGTCAACCGGGCCCCGAACCCCTTCGAGGGGTACTGGCGCAATCCGGAGGCGGAGCGGGAGCGGCGCCGCGACGGCTGGTACTGGACGGGTGACCTGTTCTGCCGGGACACCGACGGTTTCCTCTACTTCGCCGGCCGCGCCGACGACCGCATCCGCGTCGACAGGGAGAACCTGGCCGCCGCGATGATCGAGAACATCCTCGCCCGGTACGAGGGGGCCGGCGCCGTCGCCGTGTACGCGGTGCCGGACCCGGTGACCGGGGACCAGGTGATGGCGGCGCTGGCGGGGAGCTTCGACCCGCTGTCCTTCGCCGAGTTCCTGCTCGCCCAGCCGGACCTCGGCACGAAGATGGCACCCCGGTTCGTACGGGTCATGGAGCGGATGCCGGTGACGGCCACGAACAAGATCCACCGAGCGCTGCTGCGACGGGAGGGCCTCCACTGTCCGGACCCGCTCTGGTGGCGCCCACCGGGCGAGACGACGTACCGCCCCATGACCCGAACCGACAGGGAAAACATCGAAGGGCCCCTCGCTCCCACGAGAGGCCCTTCTGAGGTGCGCCGCGAGGGACTCGAACCCCGGACCCGCTGA
- a CDS encoding IclR family transcriptional regulator, whose translation MALKHEPTAPYHSAQDALRVLETVARHTTGITDAQLAKHTSIEPERLTTLLRMLRREGYVEQVADGAYVTGDALTRLGSAHDRDQALRETLQRTLDRLRDSVGAAVYLSRYVDGEVRIAQYADGPSMPVVNEWVDFRYSAHATAIGKSLLGQLDHNSRRDHLSRHKMARLTSRTITSDKLLLSRLESQPPTVPHLDLQEYAVGTVCAAVPITAGSSVGCLALSLPVEHAHRLRQAADALNRNAAPVLLSLAI comes from the coding sequence GTGGCGCTGAAGCACGAGCCGACCGCGCCGTACCACTCGGCCCAGGACGCGCTGCGCGTCCTGGAGACAGTGGCGCGGCACACCACCGGAATCACCGACGCCCAGCTCGCCAAGCACACCAGCATCGAACCGGAGCGGCTGACCACCCTCCTTCGTATGCTGCGCCGCGAGGGGTACGTCGAGCAGGTCGCCGACGGCGCGTATGTCACGGGCGACGCCCTGACCCGCCTCGGCTCCGCCCATGACCGTGACCAGGCGCTGCGCGAGACGCTCCAGCGCACGCTGGACCGACTGCGCGACTCGGTGGGCGCCGCCGTCTATCTGAGCCGGTACGTCGACGGCGAGGTGAGGATCGCCCAGTACGCCGACGGGCCGTCGATGCCGGTGGTCAACGAGTGGGTGGACTTCCGCTACTCGGCGCACGCCACGGCGATCGGCAAGAGCCTGCTGGGCCAGCTCGACCACAACAGCCGGCGTGACCACCTGTCCCGCCACAAGATGGCCCGCCTCACCTCCCGGACCATCACCAGCGACAAGCTCCTGCTGTCCCGCTTGGAGTCCCAGCCACCCACCGTTCCCCACCTCGACCTCCAGGAGTACGCGGTGGGCACGGTCTGCGCGGCCGTCCCCATCACCGCGGGCTCCTCGGTGGGCTGCCTGGCCCTCTCGCTCCCGGTCGAGCACGCCCACCGACTCCGTCAGGCGGCCGACGCCCTCAACCGCAACGCGGCCCCCGTCCTGCTCAGCCTGGCCATCTGA
- the ehuA gene encoding ectoine/hydroxyectoine ABC transporter ATP-binding protein EhuA: MSTDIQPENNPTDRRSTGELIRLEQVTKRFGDNTVLDHLDFSVEAGKHVTLIGPSGSGKTTILRLLMTLTKPDDGIITVDGQRLFPAPEKQVREVRKQIGMVFQQFNLFPNMSALRNITEAPVTVLGMSKDEAEARARELLDLVGLADKCDARPSQLSGGQQQRVAIARALAMRPKVLLLDEVTSALDPELVAGVLDVLRDIARSTDITMLCVTHEMNFARDISDQVLMFDSGRIIEAGSPEKIFSEPEQDRTREFLSAVL; encoded by the coding sequence TTGTCCACTGACATACAGCCCGAGAACAACCCCACCGACCGGCGCAGTACCGGTGAGCTGATCCGGCTGGAACAGGTCACCAAGCGGTTCGGGGACAACACCGTCCTGGACCACCTGGACTTCTCCGTCGAGGCCGGCAAGCACGTCACCCTCATCGGTCCTTCCGGGTCGGGCAAGACCACGATCCTGCGGCTGCTGATGACGCTGACCAAGCCCGACGACGGGATCATCACCGTCGACGGGCAGCGGCTGTTCCCGGCGCCGGAGAAGCAGGTCCGTGAGGTCCGCAAGCAGATCGGGATGGTGTTCCAGCAGTTCAACCTGTTCCCGAACATGTCGGCGCTCAGGAACATCACCGAGGCGCCCGTCACCGTGCTCGGCATGTCGAAGGACGAGGCGGAGGCCCGCGCCCGCGAGCTGCTCGACCTGGTGGGTCTGGCGGACAAGTGCGACGCCCGTCCCTCCCAGCTCTCCGGCGGCCAGCAGCAGCGGGTGGCGATCGCGCGGGCGCTGGCCATGCGGCCGAAGGTGCTGCTGCTCGACGAGGTGACCTCCGCGCTGGACCCGGAGCTGGTCGCGGGCGTCCTGGACGTGCTCCGGGACATCGCCCGCAGCACCGACATCACGATGCTCTGTGTGACCCACGAGATGAATTTCGCCCGGGACATCTCGGACCAGGTCCTGATGTTCGACTCGGGGCGGATCATCGAGGCCGGGTCGCCGGAGAAGATCTTCAGCGAGCCGGAGCAGGACCGTACACGGGAATTCCTGAGCGCGGTGCTCTGA
- the ehuD gene encoding ectoine/hydroxyectoine ABC transporter permease subunit EhuD, which yields MKWDWGAVGDFMPQFWDGLLVTLQALALGSVISFALGLVWALLMRAPTRWVTWPVGAVTEFVRNTPLLVQLFFLFYVLPEWGLTFSALTTGVFAIGLHYSTYTMQVYRAGIEAVPVGQWEAATALNLPVTRTWRVVILPQAIRRVVPALGNYVISMLKDTPLLMAITVLDMLGQARLFSQEHFQFTEPLTVIGVAFILISYLASLLMRALERRLVH from the coding sequence ATGAAGTGGGACTGGGGAGCGGTCGGCGACTTCATGCCGCAGTTCTGGGACGGCCTGCTGGTCACCTTGCAGGCGCTGGCCCTCGGCTCGGTGATCTCCTTCGCGCTCGGCCTGGTGTGGGCGCTGCTGATGCGGGCGCCGACCCGCTGGGTGACCTGGCCGGTGGGCGCGGTCACCGAGTTCGTGCGCAACACCCCGCTGCTGGTGCAGCTGTTCTTCCTCTTCTACGTACTGCCCGAGTGGGGCCTGACGTTCTCGGCGCTGACCACCGGCGTCTTCGCGATCGGCCTGCACTACTCGACGTACACCATGCAGGTCTACCGGGCCGGTATCGAGGCGGTGCCCGTCGGCCAGTGGGAGGCCGCGACGGCGCTGAACCTGCCGGTGACCAGGACGTGGCGGGTGGTGATCCTGCCGCAGGCGATCCGCCGGGTCGTGCCGGCGCTCGGCAACTACGTCATCTCGATGCTCAAGGACACGCCGCTGCTGATGGCGATCACCGTCCTCGACATGCTCGGCCAGGCGCGGCTCTTCTCCCAGGAGCACTTCCAGTTCACCGAGCCCCTGACCGTGATCGGCGTGGCCTTCATCCTCATCTCCTATCTGGCCTCCCTCCTCATGCGAGCCCTGGAGCGACGTCTTGTCCACTGA
- the ehuC gene encoding ectoine/hydroxyectoine ABC transporter permease subunit EhuC: protein MTSGLWELVLKGVWVTVQLLFLSALLAGAVSFVVGIARTHRLWVVRFLAGFYTEVFRGTSALIMIFWVYFVLPLAFGWQLVPLWAGSLALGLTYGAYGSEIVRGALNAVDPAQKEGGIALSFTPWQRLKLILLPQAVPEMIPPFSNLLIELLKGTALVSVIGMGDLAFSGNLVRLALQESAEIYTYLLVIYFVIAFALTRVMRGLEKKLKAGVGKTPTRGISPQQELKRAETTGVGASSSGGVLG, encoded by the coding sequence ATGACTTCAGGACTCTGGGAACTCGTACTCAAGGGCGTGTGGGTCACCGTCCAGCTCCTCTTCCTCAGCGCGCTGCTGGCGGGTGCCGTCTCCTTCGTGGTCGGCATCGCGCGCACCCACCGGCTGTGGGTCGTGCGCTTCCTCGCCGGCTTCTACACCGAGGTGTTCCGCGGGACCTCCGCGCTCATCATGATCTTCTGGGTGTACTTCGTGCTGCCGCTCGCCTTCGGCTGGCAGCTGGTGCCGCTGTGGGCGGGCTCGCTGGCGCTGGGGCTGACGTACGGCGCCTACGGCTCGGAGATCGTGCGCGGGGCACTGAACGCGGTCGACCCGGCGCAGAAGGAGGGCGGGATCGCGCTCAGCTTCACGCCCTGGCAGCGACTGAAGCTGATCCTGCTGCCGCAGGCGGTGCCGGAGATGATCCCGCCGTTCTCCAACCTGCTCATCGAGCTGCTGAAGGGCACCGCGCTGGTGTCGGTCATCGGCATGGGCGACCTGGCGTTCAGCGGGAACCTGGTGCGGCTCGCGCTTCAGGAGAGCGCGGAGATCTACACGTATCTGCTGGTCATCTACTTCGTGATCGCCTTCGCCCTCACCCGGGTGATGCGCGGTCTTGAGAAGAAGCTGAAGGCGGGGGTCGGCAAGACCCCGACGCGCGGGATCTCCCCGCAGCAGGAGCTCAAGCGGGCCGAGACGACCGGCGTCGGTGCCTCGTCCTCGGGAGGTGTTCTCGGATGA
- the ehuB gene encoding ectoine/hydroxyectoine ABC transporter substrate-binding protein EhuB produces the protein MAPPIRNDRNTSQTGTTRRSLLAGVAALGALGAAGCSRVATASTTDGGDLLERMKAAGVVRLGIAGEIPFGYIDTNGELTGEAPELAKAIFKRLGVDRVQPVPTEFGSLIPGLNSQQFDVVAAGMYVNPERCEQVIFADPDYQMLDSFIVRKGNPKGLHDYKDVVEKKAKFATGTGYAEIQYAVDAGYKESDILIVPDQVAGLNAVEAGRADVFAGTALTTREVVKKSAKAEATKAFAPLVDGKPHVDGGAFAFRQTETKLRDAFNVELRKLKKSGELFRILKPFGFTEAEMTDLTAKELCGG, from the coding sequence ATGGCTCCACCGATTCGGAACGACAGAAACACATCACAGACCGGAACCACGCGCCGATCGCTGCTCGCGGGGGTGGCGGCGCTCGGTGCGCTGGGGGCCGCCGGCTGCTCACGGGTGGCCACGGCCTCGACGACGGACGGCGGTGATCTGCTGGAACGGATGAAGGCGGCGGGGGTCGTACGGCTCGGTATCGCCGGTGAGATCCCGTTCGGCTACATCGACACGAACGGCGAGCTGACCGGCGAGGCGCCCGAGCTGGCCAAGGCGATCTTCAAGCGGCTCGGGGTGGACCGGGTCCAGCCGGTGCCGACGGAGTTCGGCTCGCTCATACCCGGGCTGAACTCCCAGCAGTTCGATGTCGTCGCCGCGGGGATGTACGTGAACCCCGAGCGGTGCGAGCAGGTCATCTTCGCCGACCCGGACTACCAGATGCTGGATTCCTTCATCGTCCGCAAGGGCAACCCCAAGGGGCTGCACGACTACAAGGACGTCGTCGAGAAGAAGGCCAAGTTCGCCACCGGGACCGGGTACGCGGAGATCCAGTACGCCGTGGACGCGGGGTACAAGGAGAGCGACATCCTGATCGTCCCGGACCAGGTCGCCGGACTGAATGCCGTCGAGGCAGGCCGGGCCGACGTGTTCGCCGGTACCGCGCTCACCACCCGTGAGGTGGTGAAGAAGTCCGCCAAGGCCGAGGCCACCAAGGCCTTCGCGCCCCTCGTGGACGGCAAGCCGCATGTGGACGGCGGCGCGTTCGCCTTCCGGCAGACCGAGACCAAGCTGCGGGACGCCTTCAACGTGGAGCTGCGGAAGCTGAAGAAGAGCGGGGAGCTGTTCCGGATCCTCAAGCCCTTCGGCTTCACCGAGGCGGAGATGACCGACCTCACGGCGAAGGAGCTCTGCGGCGGATGA
- a CDS encoding DUF3830 family protein, with protein MADRYIEVSLVKRGVTCTAKLLDDRAPLTCAAVWDALPLAGDVYHAKYARNEIYALFPPFAAHEPPLENPTVTPIPGDLCYFSFAGTELGTKSYGYDREVRAGTTVVDLALFYERNNLLLNGDVGWVPGIVWGAVVEGLAEMAEGCNDLWRSGAAGETLSFRRA; from the coding sequence ATGGCCGACCGATACATAGAAGTCTCGCTGGTCAAGCGCGGTGTCACCTGCACCGCAAAGCTGCTGGACGACCGCGCGCCCCTCACCTGCGCGGCCGTCTGGGACGCCCTCCCGCTGGCCGGCGACGTCTACCACGCCAAATACGCCCGCAACGAGATCTACGCCCTCTTCCCGCCCTTCGCCGCCCACGAGCCACCCCTGGAGAACCCGACCGTCACCCCCATCCCCGGCGACCTCTGCTACTTCTCCTTCGCCGGGACCGAGCTGGGCACCAAGTCCTACGGCTACGACCGCGAGGTCCGCGCCGGCACGACCGTGGTCGACCTGGCCCTCTTCTACGAGCGCAACAACCTGCTCCTCAACGGTGACGTGGGCTGGGTGCCCGGCATCGTCTGGGGAGCGGTGGTCGAGGGGCTCGCGGAGATGGCCGAGGGATGCAACGACCTCTGGCGGTCGGGAGCGGCGGGGGAGACGCTCAGCTTCCGGAGGGCGTGA
- a CDS encoding amidase gives MRDLTALGAVELVEGYRKGEFGPVEVTRAALERAEEIQPEVNAFVRLTGEEALAQARESADRWRRGEPAGLLDGVPVTVKDILLMRGSPTLKGSKVLSEKGRWDEDAPSVARLREHGAVFLGKTTTPEFGWKGVTDSPLSGVTRNPHDPTRTAGGSSGGAAAAVALGAGPLALGTDGGGSVRIPAAFCGIFALKPTYGRVPLYPASAFGTLAHVGPMTRNAADAALMLDVIGAPDARDWSGLGPTGVSYTGVLAEGVRGLRIAYSPSLGGQVRVQPGVAAAVRRAVERLAGLGAYVEEADPDFTDPVDAFHTLWFSGAARVTQHLGPHQRELLDPGLREICGLGARYSALDYLAAVDVRMDLGRRMGRFHESYDLLVTPTLPVTAFEAGAEVPKGSGYRRWTGWTPFTYPFNMTQQPAASVPVGVDGDGLPVGLQLVAARHRDDLVLRAAHALDGVTPSGS, from the coding sequence ATGAGGGACCTCACCGCACTCGGCGCCGTAGAGCTCGTCGAGGGGTATCGCAAGGGCGAGTTCGGCCCCGTCGAGGTGACCCGGGCGGCGCTGGAGCGGGCCGAGGAGATCCAGCCGGAGGTCAACGCGTTCGTGCGGCTGACCGGCGAGGAGGCGCTCGCGCAGGCGCGGGAGTCGGCGGACCGCTGGCGGCGCGGTGAGCCGGCCGGTCTGCTGGACGGGGTGCCGGTCACGGTGAAGGACATCCTGCTGATGCGCGGGTCGCCGACACTGAAGGGGTCCAAGGTCCTGTCGGAGAAGGGCCGTTGGGACGAGGACGCGCCGTCCGTCGCCCGTCTGCGCGAGCACGGTGCCGTGTTCCTCGGCAAGACCACGACCCCGGAGTTCGGCTGGAAGGGCGTCACGGACTCGCCGCTGTCGGGGGTGACCCGCAATCCGCACGACCCCACCCGCACCGCGGGCGGCTCCAGCGGCGGCGCCGCGGCTGCCGTGGCCCTCGGCGCGGGGCCCCTGGCGCTCGGCACGGACGGCGGCGGCAGCGTTCGTATCCCGGCTGCGTTCTGCGGGATCTTCGCGCTGAAGCCGACGTACGGGCGAGTGCCGCTGTATCCGGCGAGCGCGTTCGGCACCCTCGCGCACGTCGGTCCGATGACCCGGAACGCGGCGGACGCGGCGCTGATGCTGGACGTCATCGGGGCGCCGGACGCCCGGGACTGGTCGGGACTGGGTCCGACGGGCGTGTCGTACACGGGTGTACTGGCCGAGGGCGTGCGCGGGTTGCGGATCGCCTACTCGCCCTCCCTCGGCGGACAGGTCCGGGTCCAGCCGGGGGTCGCGGCGGCGGTGCGGCGGGCGGTGGAGCGGCTGGCCGGGCTCGGGGCGTACGTCGAGGAGGCCGACCCCGACTTCACCGACCCGGTGGACGCCTTCCACACCCTGTGGTTCAGCGGGGCGGCCCGGGTGACCCAGCATCTCGGGCCGCATCAGCGGGAGTTGCTCGATCCCGGGCTGCGGGAGATCTGCGGGCTCGGGGCGCGCTACAGCGCGCTGGACTATCTCGCCGCCGTCGATGTCCGTATGGACCTCGGCCGCCGGATGGGCCGCTTCCACGAGTCGTACGACCTGCTGGTGACGCCCACTCTGCCGGTCACGGCGTTCGAGGCGGGCGCCGAGGTGCCGAAGGGCTCGGGGTACCGGCGGTGGACGGGGTGGACGCCGTTCACCTACCCCTTCAACATGACCCAGCAGCCGGCCGCGTCCGTCCCGGTGGGGGTGGACGGCGACGGACTGCCGGTGGGGCTCCAGCTCGTGGCCGCCCGGCACCGGGACGATCTGGTGCTGCGGGCGGCGCACGCACTGGACGGGGTCACGCCCTCCGGAAGCTGA
- a CDS encoding D-2-hydroxyacid dehydrogenase — protein MTSPTLLVLDADPLPRLGRLTGRVRIEHADASTLAERLPSADVLLVWDFTSHAVRHAWPGEGPRPRWVHTASAGVDHLLCPELAASDTVVTNARGIFDRPIAEYVAALVLAMAKDLPRTLDLQRERTWRHRESRRVSGTRAVIVGSGPIGRTIARTLKALEVTTALVGRTPRTGVHGPDDLDRLLARADWIIAAAPLTEQTNGMFDARRFGVMQPSARFINIGRGGLVVEDALAEALRRRWIAGAALDVFEHEPLGPESPLWQVPDLIVSPHMSGDTVGWRDELGAQFLELYERWEAGKPLLNVVDKKRGYVPGH, from the coding sequence ATGACCTCCCCCACCCTCCTCGTCCTGGACGCCGATCCCCTCCCCCGCCTCGGCCGCCTCACCGGCCGCGTCCGCATCGAGCACGCGGACGCGTCGACACTGGCCGAGCGGCTGCCGTCCGCCGATGTGCTGCTGGTGTGGGACTTCACCTCGCACGCCGTACGGCACGCCTGGCCCGGCGAGGGGCCACGGCCGCGCTGGGTGCACACGGCGAGCGCGGGCGTGGATCATCTGCTGTGCCCCGAACTCGCCGCCTCCGACACGGTGGTGACCAACGCGCGCGGCATCTTCGACCGGCCCATCGCCGAGTACGTGGCCGCGCTCGTCCTCGCGATGGCGAAGGATCTGCCGCGCACACTGGACCTCCAGCGGGAACGCACCTGGCGGCACCGGGAGTCCCGTCGGGTCTCGGGGACGCGGGCCGTGATCGTCGGCTCGGGGCCCATCGGGCGGACGATCGCCCGCACGCTCAAGGCACTTGAGGTGACGACCGCGCTCGTCGGCCGCACCCCGCGCACCGGCGTCCACGGCCCCGACGACCTGGACCGGCTGCTCGCCCGTGCCGACTGGATCATCGCGGCGGCACCGCTGACCGAGCAGACGAACGGCATGTTCGACGCCCGGCGGTTCGGGGTGATGCAGCCCTCGGCGCGGTTCATCAACATCGGGCGGGGCGGCCTGGTCGTCGAGGACGCGCTCGCCGAGGCGCTGCGGCGGCGGTGGATCGCGGGCGCGGCCCTGGATGTCTTCGAGCACGAACCCCTGGGCCCCGAGAGCCCGTTGTGGCAGGTGCCCGATCTGATCGTGTCCCCGCACATGAGCGGTGACACGGTCGGCTGGCGGGACGAACTCGGGGCGCAGTTCCTGGAGTTGTACGAACGGTGGGAGGCGGGCAAGCCGCTGCTGAACGTGGTCGACAAGAAGCGTGGGTACGTACCCGGACACTGA